Below is a window of Halomicrobium mukohataei DSM 12286 DNA.
GACTGGCACAATCCGATCTGGCGACACGAGGACGGGAGTATCGCCGACTGGTAACGTGAACACTTATCACGCTTAGGCAGTAATGGGTCCGTATGGCTACGGGGGACACCGGAGGGACACTGACCGCGCTAGGCAAGACGTTCAGGATTGTCGAATACATGACCGAGACGGACGGGAGCGTCCGCATCACCGAACTGGCGACGGAACTGGACATCTCGAAGAGTACGGTCTACAAACACTTGAACACGCTCAGGTCGGAGGGATACGTCGACAAAGACGACGTGGCCTACCGGCTGAGCCCGCGCTTTATCGACGTTGGTGAACACGTCAAAGACTCGTTCGAGCCCTACGCCCAGGCGAAGCCGGCGATCGACAGCCTCGCCGAAACCACCGACGAGACGGCGGGACTCGTCCTCGAACACGATCGGCAGGCCGTCGATATCTACTCGACGGTCGGCTCTCACCCGGAGGCGTGTTCGATGACGACGACGCGCCATCTCCACTGCAGCGCCCCCGGGAAGGCGATCCTCTCGACGCTGTCGGACGAGAGCGTCGACGAGATCCTCGAGGAACCGCTTGCGGCGCTGACGCCCGACACGATCACCGACACCGGTCGCCTCCGGAGCGA
It encodes the following:
- a CDS encoding IclR family transcriptional regulator, which gives rise to MATGDTGGTLTALGKTFRIVEYMTETDGSVRITELATELDISKSTVYKHLNTLRSEGYVDKDDVAYRLSPRFIDVGEHVKDSFEPYAQAKPAIDSLAETTDETAGLVLEHDRQAVDIYSTVGSHPEACSMTTTRHLHCSAPGKAILSTLSDESVDEILEEPLAALTPDTITDTGRLRSELRRIGERGIAFARGEQRADVNSVAVPIEFEDYQGAVYVAGTASRLSSKRLEEDVPGMVLSTVREIEAKIA